Proteins encoded together in one Agromyces sp. 3263 window:
- a CDS encoding TRIC cation channel family protein — protein MASALFVIPLWLDLTAVAIGAIQGAMFAARLTERRIDLLGVALIGVIVGLGGGLLRDILLNQLPAAISDNWYIPVATAAALLGMLLLRVFTRLNGLIIALDAVTIGLFGAIGTSKALAYGVPVVPAIFVGVISAVGGSILRDVALNLPIALMHVGSLYAIAATAGTTLLVVLVALDVNIVVAATACVIVTTLTRLGSVRYGWSLPEQRALGSWRVWRRA, from the coding sequence GTGGCCTCTGCACTCTTCGTCATCCCCCTGTGGCTCGACCTCACGGCGGTCGCGATCGGCGCCATCCAGGGCGCCATGTTCGCGGCCCGGCTCACGGAGCGGCGCATCGACCTGCTCGGCGTCGCGCTCATCGGGGTGATCGTCGGACTCGGGGGCGGCCTCCTCCGCGACATCCTGCTCAACCAGCTGCCGGCCGCGATCTCCGACAACTGGTACATTCCGGTCGCGACGGCGGCCGCCCTGCTCGGCATGCTGCTCCTCCGCGTCTTCACCCGCCTGAACGGGCTCATCATCGCGCTCGACGCGGTGACGATCGGCCTGTTCGGCGCGATCGGGACGTCGAAGGCGCTCGCCTACGGCGTGCCGGTCGTGCCGGCGATCTTCGTGGGCGTGATCTCGGCGGTCGGCGGCTCGATCCTGCGTGACGTGGCGCTCAACCTGCCGATCGCGCTGATGCACGTCGGCTCGCTCTACGCCATCGCGGCCACCGCCGGCACGACCCTGCTCGTCGTGCTCGTCGCCCTCGACGTGAACATCGTGGTGGCGGCGACCGCCTGCGTCATCGTCACGACGCTCACCCGCCTCGGTTCCGTGCGCTACGGGTGGAGCCTCCCCGAGCAGCGGGCGCTCGGGAGCTGGCGGGTGTGGCGGCGCGCATAG
- the recO gene encoding DNA repair protein RecO, whose amino-acid sequence MPVYRDEAVVLRTHKLGEADRILTLLTRRHGKVRAVAKGVRRTGSKFGARLEPFMVADLQLYEGRTLDVVTQAESIGSYGAEITQDYAAYTAANAMVEAADKLTEDEGSLQQYLLLVGGLRSLARGEHGASLTLDSYLLRALALAGWAPSFQDCARCGNAGEHTAVVVQLGGVVCDDCAPPGTPRIARSTVALLGALLAGDWAFAEAAGSGDRNQASGIVAAYTQWHLERGLRSLPHVSRETTTT is encoded by the coding sequence GTGCCCGTCTACCGAGATGAAGCCGTCGTGCTTCGCACCCACAAGCTGGGCGAGGCCGACCGCATCCTCACGCTTCTCACGAGGCGGCACGGCAAGGTGCGCGCGGTCGCCAAGGGCGTGCGGCGCACGGGCTCGAAATTCGGGGCGCGGCTCGAGCCGTTCATGGTCGCCGACCTGCAGCTCTACGAGGGCCGCACGCTCGACGTCGTGACGCAGGCCGAGTCGATCGGCTCGTACGGCGCCGAGATCACGCAGGACTACGCCGCCTACACGGCCGCGAACGCCATGGTCGAGGCGGCCGACAAGCTCACGGAGGACGAGGGGTCGCTGCAGCAGTACCTGCTGCTCGTCGGCGGCCTGCGATCGCTGGCGCGTGGCGAGCACGGCGCGAGCCTGACGCTCGACTCCTACCTGCTGCGCGCGCTCGCCCTCGCGGGCTGGGCCCCGAGCTTCCAGGACTGCGCCCGGTGCGGGAACGCCGGCGAGCACACGGCCGTCGTGGTGCAGCTCGGCGGCGTGGTCTGCGACGACTGCGCCCCGCCCGGCACGCCGCGCATCGCCCGCTCCACGGTGGCGCTGCTCGGTGCGCTGCTCGCCGGCGACTGGGCGTTCGCCGAGGCGGCGGGATCCGGCGACCGCAACCAGGCCAGCGGCATCGTCGCCGCCTACACCCAGTGGCACCTCGAGCGCGGGCTGCGCTCGCTGCCGCACGTCTCGAGAGAAACGACGACCACGTGA
- a CDS encoding isoprenyl transferase, with the protein MTPKPYTHRDAVPYRPIDWTGVYPPELPKGAVPGHVAIVMDGNGRWANRRGLTRIEGHKAGEVALLDVVAGAIQAGVKHLSVYAFSTENWKRSPDEVRFLMGYNRDVLHRRRDQLNEWGVRVRWAGRRPRLWASVINELQFAERLTAGNDTLTLTMCVNYGGRNEITDAVRSIADDVASGRLKPSAVSEKLIAKRLYVPDLPDVDLFVRSSGEQRTSNFLLWQSAYAEMVFLDTLWPDFSRVDLWEAIELYAGRNRRFGGAIDTPTASA; encoded by the coding sequence GTGACCCCCAAGCCCTACACGCATCGCGACGCCGTGCCCTACCGGCCCATCGACTGGACGGGCGTCTACCCGCCCGAGCTGCCGAAGGGCGCCGTGCCCGGCCACGTCGCGATCGTCATGGACGGCAACGGCCGCTGGGCGAACCGCCGAGGGCTCACCCGCATCGAGGGCCACAAGGCCGGCGAGGTGGCGCTCCTCGACGTCGTCGCCGGCGCGATCCAGGCGGGCGTGAAGCACTTGTCGGTCTATGCGTTCTCCACCGAGAACTGGAAGCGGTCGCCCGACGAGGTGCGCTTCCTCATGGGCTACAACCGCGATGTGCTGCACCGTCGGCGCGACCAGCTCAACGAGTGGGGCGTGCGCGTCCGCTGGGCCGGGCGCAGGCCGCGGCTCTGGGCGTCCGTCATCAACGAGCTGCAGTTCGCCGAGCGACTCACCGCGGGCAACGACACCCTCACCCTCACCATGTGCGTGAACTACGGCGGCCGCAACGAGATCACCGACGCGGTGCGATCGATCGCCGACGACGTGGCATCCGGGCGCCTGAAGCCGTCGGCGGTGTCCGAGAAGCTCATCGCGAAGCGCCTCTACGTGCCCGACCTGCCCGACGTCGACCTCTTCGTGCGCAGCTCGGGGGAGCAGCGCACGTCGAACTTCCTGCTGTGGCAGTCGGCCTACGCCGAGATGGTGTTCCTCGACACGCTCTGGCCCGACTTCTCCCGGGTCGACCTCTGGGAGGCGATCGAGCTCTACGCCGGACGGAACCGTCGCTTCGGCGGCGCGATCGACACGCCCACCGCCTCGGCGTAG
- a CDS encoding AAA family ATPase — protein MPTPEPAPRVTPPPRRILVAGTSGSGKSTLAARIAEVGGLPHVEIDALFHGADWTPRPEFERDVDALIARPCWVTEWQYTSVRGRLAAAADVLVWLDYPRPLVMRRVVRRTLARRIRRIELWNGNIEPPLRTIVTDPDHIIRWAWRTHARLPAMVHVAAAANPALEIVRLRSPHATERWLCDYAEAVGVSIAPPKRRFRPA, from the coding sequence ATGCCCACCCCCGAGCCGGCGCCCAGGGTGACACCGCCGCCCCGACGCATCCTGGTCGCGGGCACGAGCGGGTCGGGCAAGTCGACCCTCGCGGCGCGGATCGCGGAGGTCGGCGGCCTGCCCCACGTCGAGATCGACGCCCTGTTCCACGGCGCCGACTGGACGCCGCGGCCCGAGTTCGAGCGCGACGTCGACGCCCTCATCGCGCGACCGTGTTGGGTCACCGAATGGCAGTACACGTCGGTCCGCGGGCGCCTCGCCGCCGCCGCCGACGTACTCGTCTGGCTCGACTACCCACGGCCGCTCGTGATGCGACGCGTCGTCCGTCGGACGCTCGCACGGCGCATCCGGCGCATCGAACTCTGGAACGGCAATATCGAGCCGCCGCTGCGCACGATCGTGACCGACCCCGACCACATCATCCGGTGGGCATGGCGCACCCACGCCCGCCTGCCGGCGATGGTGCACGTCGCGGCGGCCGCGAACCCGGCGCTGGAGATCGTCCGACTTCGGAGCCCGCACGCGACGGAGCGGTGGCTGTGCGACTACGCCGAGGCGGTGGGCGTGTCGATCGCGCCGCCGAAGCGACGGTTCCGTCCGGCGTAG
- a CDS encoding serine hydrolase produces the protein MRTDRLVLREATRALAEAGLVASITVRDLDTGRELAIDPDAAYPLASVVKLPLAIAVLREAANGSIALAAQVDVDPLARTPGLTGLCRFEHPARVSIADLLYLAMCVSDDTAADALFERCPPARVTGLLRGLGITELTVRHSIRELHETLASRLTPDELPQALALAIQASTRGGGHLIPQLDVTHANAGTSRALVDLLEGLWTDPELANEREPMRRLLGMNLMRHRLAPDLESDDAEWFSKTGTFLHLRHEAGVLEHADGSAFAIAVLSESSVPARRQPGAEQALGHAARLLHDQVRATRSTR, from the coding sequence ATGCGCACTGATCGCCTCGTACTCCGCGAGGCGACGCGGGCGCTCGCGGAGGCCGGGCTCGTCGCATCGATCACCGTGCGCGACCTCGACACCGGTCGCGAGCTCGCGATCGATCCGGATGCCGCATACCCGCTCGCCTCGGTGGTGAAGCTGCCGCTCGCGATCGCCGTGCTGCGCGAGGCCGCGAACGGCTCGATCGCCCTCGCAGCGCAGGTGGACGTCGATCCCCTCGCGCGCACGCCGGGGCTGACGGGCCTCTGCAGGTTCGAGCATCCGGCACGCGTCTCCATCGCGGACCTGCTGTACCTCGCGATGTGCGTGAGCGACGACACCGCCGCCGACGCCCTCTTCGAGCGGTGCCCGCCCGCTCGGGTCACCGGCCTGCTGCGCGGCCTCGGCATCACCGAGCTCACCGTGCGGCACTCCATCCGCGAGCTCCACGAGACGCTCGCGAGCCGCCTCACGCCCGACGAACTGCCGCAGGCGCTCGCCCTCGCGATCCAGGCGTCGACGCGCGGCGGCGGGCACCTGATCCCCCAGCTCGACGTCACGCACGCCAATGCCGGCACCTCGCGAGCACTCGTCGACCTGCTCGAGGGCCTCTGGACCGATCCCGAGCTCGCGAACGAGCGTGAGCCGATGCGACGCCTGCTCGGCATGAACCTCATGCGCCACCGCCTCGCACCCGACCTCGAGTCCGACGACGCCGAGTGGTTCTCGAAGACCGGCACGTTCCTCCACCTCAGGCACGAGGCGGGGGTGCTCGAGCACGCCGACGGCAGCGCGTTCGCCATCGCCGTGCTGAGCGAGTCGTCGGTTCCGGCGCGGCGGCAACCGGGCGCCGAGCAGGCCCTCGGCCACGCGGCCCGGTTGCTGCACGACCAGGTGCGGGCGACCCGATCCACGCGCTGA
- a CDS encoding LysR family transcriptional regulator, translating into MARNFDLLSACEAFVSVAEHESFTAGAVGAGVTQSVASRRIAALEAHLGGRLFERSSRRVALTAFGRGVLPSATRLVVAAQEFGDDAEQARSLPITLAVPRHLSPARAARLCAAAADGSLTVELLEGVPRERAEWMSAGRAQLALQHVEPDRAVWSTPLGVGFAGDAGGNDGSGDEEPFYLAELRPRRGTPERRRLWLQPEDDVPNVRDRLERVRNGAGLAPGHLRLATSLVAAIARAIADGDLVLCTRAEANEADLAWHPLGDLHLLRGYALVHRDAGLAERFLEATRPLLPELLGTTTTAGTATPTEQPHAH; encoded by the coding sequence ATGGCTCGCAACTTCGACCTCCTGTCGGCGTGCGAGGCCTTCGTCTCGGTGGCCGAGCACGAGAGCTTCACGGCCGGCGCTGTCGGTGCCGGGGTGACGCAGTCGGTGGCGAGCCGGCGCATCGCCGCCCTCGAAGCGCACCTCGGCGGTCGCCTGTTCGAGCGCTCGTCGCGCCGCGTTGCGCTCACGGCGTTCGGGCGCGGTGTGCTCCCGAGCGCGACGCGGCTCGTCGTGGCGGCGCAGGAGTTCGGCGACGATGCCGAGCAGGCACGCTCGCTCCCGATCACCCTCGCCGTGCCACGGCACCTCTCCCCCGCCCGGGCCGCCCGCCTCTGCGCCGCTGCCGCCGACGGGTCGCTGACCGTCGAGCTCCTCGAGGGGGTGCCGCGTGAGCGAGCCGAGTGGATGAGCGCAGGTCGTGCCCAGCTCGCGCTGCAGCACGTCGAACCCGACCGCGCCGTCTGGTCGACGCCGCTGGGCGTGGGATTCGCCGGCGACGCAGGTGGCAACGACGGCAGCGGCGACGAGGAACCGTTCTACCTCGCGGAGCTCCGGCCGCGACGGGGCACGCCCGAACGGCGTCGGCTCTGGCTCCAGCCCGAGGACGACGTGCCCAACGTGCGCGATCGCCTCGAACGCGTGCGCAACGGCGCGGGGCTCGCGCCCGGCCACCTTCGACTCGCCACCTCACTCGTCGCTGCGATCGCCCGCGCGATCGCCGACGGCGACCTCGTGCTCTGCACCCGCGCCGAGGCGAACGAGGCCGACCTCGCGTGGCATCCGCTCGGCGACCTGCACCTGCTGCGCGGCTACGCCCTGGTGCACCGCGACGCCGGCCTCGCCGAGCGGTTCCTCGAGGCGACCCGGCCGCTGCTGCCCGAGTTGCTCGGCACGACGACCACTGCCGGCACCGCCACCCCCACCGAGCAACCTCATGCGCACTGA
- the bla gene encoding class A beta-lactamase, translated as MSASRESTFLSRRSVLALGGAAGAAGVVSTVLASAPAWASPLPANGRPVLRADHDRVSDDLRALEVATDVTIGVVALPGGRAADRRSDRRAFRYRAADLFPMCSLFKPLAAAALVRARGYDDAYWSTPIPFTDADVVRDSAVLSTMRPQQATPEQLADAAIRYSDNTAGNLLLRELGGPAAITAFAGELGATHTRLDRWEPDLNEARPGDERDTTTPDDIAALYSALMLEDAAGVLASSRLREWMLRNTTSGARMRAGLTPPYELADKTGGGEYGVVNDAGVLWRPGTEPLTLVILTRTDRPDAVRDNEVVAEVTRLVVGR; from the coding sequence ATGAGTGCATCGCGTGAATCCACCTTCCTGTCCCGGCGTTCGGTGCTCGCCCTCGGCGGCGCAGCGGGGGCCGCGGGCGTCGTCTCCACCGTGCTGGCGTCGGCGCCCGCCTGGGCTTCCCCGCTGCCGGCGAACGGCAGGCCCGTCCTGCGCGCCGACCACGACCGGGTGTCCGATGACCTTCGCGCGCTCGAGGTCGCGACCGACGTAACGATCGGGGTCGTCGCGCTGCCGGGCGGGCGCGCCGCCGACCGCCGCTCCGACCGCCGCGCGTTCCGCTACCGGGCGGCCGACCTGTTTCCCATGTGCTCGCTCTTCAAGCCCTTGGCCGCCGCGGCGCTCGTGCGGGCGCGGGGATACGACGACGCGTACTGGTCGACACCCATCCCATTCACCGACGCGGATGTCGTGCGCGACTCGGCAGTGCTGAGCACGATGCGGCCGCAGCAGGCGACCCCCGAGCAGCTCGCCGACGCCGCCATCCGCTACAGCGACAACACCGCAGGCAACCTGCTGCTGCGCGAGCTCGGTGGGCCCGCCGCGATCACGGCCTTCGCCGGGGAGCTCGGGGCGACGCACACGCGGCTCGACCGCTGGGAACCCGACCTCAATGAGGCCCGCCCGGGCGACGAGCGGGACACGACCACGCCCGACGACATCGCCGCGCTGTACTCGGCCCTCATGCTCGAGGACGCCGCCGGCGTGCTCGCCTCATCGAGGCTCCGTGAGTGGATGCTCCGGAACACGACCTCGGGCGCCCGGATGCGCGCCGGCCTCACGCCGCCCTACGAGCTCGCCGACAAGACCGGCGGGGGCGAGTACGGCGTCGTCAACGACGCCGGCGTGCTCTGGCGTCCGGGCACCGAGCCGCTCACGCTCGTCATCCTCACCCGCACCGACCGGCCCGACGCGGTGCGCGACAACGAGGTCGTGGCCGAGGTCACGCGCCTCGTCGTCGGCCGCTGA
- a CDS encoding DsbA family oxidoreductase has product MTSPIKIDIWSDIACPWCYIGKRHLEGGIAALGADAPDVEIEYHSFELAPDTPVDFEGSEVDFLATHKGLPADRVQQMLQHVTGVAANAGLDYDFEALQHTKTLKAHELLHFAKDQGLQLELSERLFRAYFTEGRHVGRVDELVELAAEVGLDADAAREALESGRYAAAVQADIAQAGAYGINGVPFFVFEGKYGVSGAQPAEVFSQVLTQVAGERDGAAA; this is encoded by the coding sequence GTGACTTCCCCCATCAAGATCGACATCTGGTCCGACATCGCGTGCCCCTGGTGCTACATCGGCAAGCGGCACCTCGAGGGCGGCATCGCGGCCCTCGGCGCGGACGCCCCCGACGTCGAGATCGAGTACCACTCGTTCGAGCTCGCCCCCGACACCCCCGTCGACTTCGAGGGCTCGGAGGTCGACTTCCTCGCGACGCACAAGGGCCTGCCGGCCGACCGGGTGCAGCAGATGCTGCAGCACGTGACGGGGGTCGCGGCGAATGCCGGCCTCGACTACGACTTCGAGGCGCTGCAGCACACGAAGACGCTGAAGGCGCACGAGCTGCTGCACTTCGCGAAGGATCAGGGGCTGCAACTCGAGCTGTCCGAGCGACTGTTCCGCGCCTACTTCACCGAGGGCCGCCACGTCGGCCGCGTGGACGAGCTCGTGGAGCTCGCCGCCGAGGTCGGGCTCGACGCGGATGCCGCCCGCGAGGCGCTCGAATCGGGACGCTACGCCGCCGCAGTGCAGGCCGACATCGCGCAGGCGGGTGCCTACGGCATCAACGGCGTGCCGTTCTTCGTCTTCGAGGGCAAGTACGGCGTGTCGGGCGCCCAACCCGCCGAGGTGTTCAGCCAGGTGCTCACGCAGGTCGCCGGCGAGCGCGACGGCGCCGCGGCATGA
- a CDS encoding YbaK/EbsC family protein, whose translation MVDAGLTGSDRVRADAAERGLEVEIIERPAARSLEEAAHLLGITPADIVKSLVVKRSDDTYVFALVPGGRKISWPKLRGLLGVNKLQLPDASLALAATGYERGTITPLGSTTAWPVVVDATIPGRRVSMGAGEHGRSLFVDADDLVRAFDATVADITDSE comes from the coding sequence ATGGTCGACGCTGGGCTCACGGGTTCCGATCGGGTGCGAGCGGATGCCGCCGAGCGCGGCCTCGAGGTCGAGATCATCGAACGGCCCGCCGCCCGGAGCCTCGAGGAGGCCGCGCACCTGCTCGGCATCACCCCGGCCGACATCGTCAAGTCGCTCGTCGTGAAGCGCAGCGACGACACCTACGTGTTCGCGCTGGTGCCGGGCGGCCGGAAGATCTCGTGGCCGAAGCTGCGCGGGCTGCTCGGCGTCAACAAGCTCCAGCTGCCCGACGCCTCGCTCGCGCTGGCGGCCACGGGCTACGAGCGCGGCACGATCACGCCGCTGGGCTCGACCACCGCCTGGCCGGTCGTCGTCGACGCGACGATCCCCGGCCGGCGCGTGTCGATGGGCGCCGGAGAGCACGGCCGCAGCCTGTTCGTCGACGCCGACGACCTCGTGCGGGCGTTCGACGCCACCGTGGCCGACATCACCGACTCCGAGTAG
- the dusB gene encoding tRNA dihydrouridine synthase DusB, protein MPTSDTLPAAPLTIGGIELDVPVVLAPMAGITNTAFRRLCREFGAGLYVSEMITSRALVERTPESMRLITHHESETPRSIQLYGVDPKTVAEAVTMLVAEDRADHIDLNFGCPVPKVTRKGGGAALPWKRGLFRDIVEGAVRAAGDIPLTVKMRKGIDADHLTYLEAGRIAEGAGVASIALHARTAAEFYSGEADWSAIAKLKQTVTSVPVLGNGDIWSADDALRMVAETGCDGVVVGRGCLGRPWLFGDLAAAFRGESATAHPSLGEVAQTFRRHAELLTEFFDSEERGCRDIRKHVAWYFKGYPVGGELRAKLATVESLAQLDDLLGTLDWSMPYPGEGAEGPRGRAGTPKNPALPEGWLDSQELAGHDRTTLVDAELDTSGG, encoded by the coding sequence ATGCCCACTTCAGACACGCTTCCCGCGGCCCCGCTCACGATCGGCGGGATCGAACTCGACGTCCCCGTCGTGCTGGCCCCGATGGCCGGCATCACGAACACGGCGTTCCGCCGGCTCTGCCGCGAGTTCGGCGCCGGACTCTACGTGAGCGAGATGATCACGTCTCGCGCGCTCGTCGAGCGCACCCCCGAGTCGATGCGGCTCATCACGCACCACGAGTCCGAGACGCCGCGGTCGATCCAGCTCTACGGCGTCGACCCGAAGACGGTCGCCGAGGCGGTCACCATGCTCGTCGCCGAAGACCGCGCCGATCACATCGACCTGAACTTCGGATGCCCCGTGCCCAAGGTCACCCGCAAGGGCGGGGGAGCCGCGCTGCCGTGGAAGCGCGGGCTGTTCCGCGACATCGTCGAGGGCGCCGTGCGCGCCGCCGGCGACATCCCGCTCACGGTGAAGATGCGCAAGGGCATCGACGCCGACCACCTCACCTACCTCGAGGCCGGCCGCATCGCCGAGGGCGCGGGCGTCGCCTCGATCGCCCTGCACGCCCGCACCGCTGCGGAGTTCTACTCGGGCGAGGCCGACTGGTCGGCCATCGCGAAGCTGAAGCAGACCGTCACGAGCGTGCCGGTGCTCGGCAACGGCGACATCTGGTCGGCCGACGACGCCCTGCGCATGGTGGCGGAGACCGGATGCGATGGGGTGGTCGTCGGGCGCGGATGCCTCGGCCGGCCGTGGCTCTTCGGCGACCTCGCGGCGGCGTTCCGCGGCGAGTCGGCGACGGCGCATCCGTCGCTCGGCGAGGTGGCGCAGACCTTCCGGCGGCACGCCGAGCTGCTCACCGAGTTCTTCGACAGCGAGGAGCGGGGCTGCCGCGACATCCGCAAGCACGTGGCGTGGTACTTCAAGGGATACCCGGTCGGCGGTGAACTGCGGGCGAAGCTGGCCACGGTCGAGTCGCTCGCGCAGCTCGACGACCTGCTCGGCACGCTCGACTGGTCGATGCCCTACCCCGGCGAGGGCGCCGAGGGTCCACGCGGGCGGGCGGGCACCCCCAAGAATCCCGCGCTCCCCGAGGGGTGGCTCGACTCGCAGGAGCTCGCCGGTCACGATCGCACCACGCTCGTCGACGCCGAGCTCGACACGAGCGGCGGCTGA
- a CDS encoding deoxyguanosinetriphosphate triphosphohydrolase, with translation MRERLFGGYDDADTERLLPEEHTNRRSDFARDRARLLHSSALRRLAAKTQVLSPTAGLDFARNRLTHSLEVAQVGRELATSLGLDPDVVDTACLAHDLGHPPFGHNGERALNTWADDIGGFEGNAQTLRILTRLEPKVFDADGRSYGLNLTRASLDASCKYPWPEATSVADPSGRAKFGFYRDDVAVFEWMRAGAPERRLCIEAQVMDLSDDIAYSVHDFEDAIVNGYVDVAALGARVDHDALVSSMYEWIGGAITHDELIAAFDRLDSLDGWLDTWSGSRFEQGRLKNLTSQLIGRFAHAATEATRSAFPLASLIRFDADVVVPREIQAEIAVLKGIVAAFVMSKNTRQPIYTQQRQVLISLADVLHETGDRHLDPGFAADWRDARDDDARKRAIVDQVASLTDQSALAWYERLVQR, from the coding sequence GTGCGGGAGCGACTGTTCGGCGGATACGACGACGCCGACACCGAGCGCCTGCTTCCCGAGGAGCACACCAACCGGCGCAGCGACTTCGCCCGCGACCGGGCGCGGCTGCTGCACTCCAGCGCGCTCCGGCGTCTCGCGGCCAAGACGCAGGTGCTGAGCCCCACCGCGGGCCTCGATTTCGCCCGCAACCGCCTCACCCACTCGCTCGAGGTCGCCCAGGTCGGCCGCGAGCTCGCCACGAGCCTCGGCCTCGACCCCGACGTCGTCGACACGGCGTGCCTCGCCCACGACCTGGGGCACCCGCCCTTCGGGCACAACGGCGAGCGGGCGCTCAACACCTGGGCCGACGACATCGGCGGCTTCGAGGGCAACGCGCAGACCCTGCGCATCCTCACGCGACTCGAGCCGAAGGTCTTCGACGCCGACGGCCGCAGCTACGGGCTCAACCTCACGCGCGCGAGTCTCGATGCGAGCTGCAAGTACCCGTGGCCTGAGGCGACCTCGGTCGCCGACCCCAGCGGCCGGGCGAAGTTCGGCTTCTACCGCGACGACGTCGCCGTCTTCGAGTGGATGCGCGCCGGGGCTCCCGAGCGGCGGCTCTGCATCGAGGCCCAGGTCATGGACCTCTCAGACGACATCGCCTACTCGGTGCACGACTTCGAGGACGCCATCGTGAACGGCTACGTCGACGTGGCTGCGCTCGGCGCCCGCGTCGACCACGATGCGCTCGTCTCGTCGATGTACGAGTGGATCGGCGGCGCCATCACCCACGACGAACTCATCGCCGCGTTCGACCGGCTCGACTCGCTCGACGGCTGGCTCGACACGTGGAGCGGCAGCCGCTTCGAGCAGGGGCGGCTGAAGAACCTGACGAGCCAGCTCATCGGCCGCTTCGCGCACGCCGCGACCGAGGCGACCAGGTCGGCGTTCCCACTCGCGAGCCTCATCCGGTTCGACGCCGACGTGGTCGTGCCGCGCGAGATCCAGGCCGAGATCGCGGTGCTCAAGGGCATCGTGGCCGCGTTCGTCATGTCGAAGAACACCCGCCAGCCCATCTACACCCAGCAGCGCCAGGTGCTCATCTCGCTCGCCGACGTGCTGCACGAGACGGGCGACCGGCACCTCGATCCGGGCTTCGCCGCAGACTGGCGGGACGCCCGCGACGACGACGCCCGCAAGCGCGCCATCGTCGACCAGGTCGCAAGCCTCACCGACCAGTCCGCACTCGCCTGGTACGAGCGGCTCGTCCAGCGGTGA